Proteins from a single region of Streptomyces spectabilis:
- a CDS encoding globin domain-containing protein, with product MTTDPTDQFDEYRVLLSRQEAKRLRQSLLSPPAPVAADPVDAPLGADHLHDGADDRGLITETLPLVTPFDLLISDLYAVMFDQHPYLRGLFPESMAFQQAHLERAFHFLIDRLDRPEEVTAFCARLGRDHRKLGVRPVHYEVFETALVEALRRRAGALWRQDAEEAWKRMLRRAVAAMVRGAEAALAERPFWNATVTEHQLHRPDLAVLRVSPAEPFPYRAGQYALLQSPLLTRAWRPFHVACAPRRDGDLTFHIRRTGPGGVSDALVHRTRVGDPLLIGPAQGTMTLGDDDLKHDVVIAASGTGWAGAKALVQDLARRRLPGRGAQLFLGVRTRDDLYDLAAVADLERRHPWLRTVTVTGGAAEGDAFAEAMARRAALSRGLVFVSGPPALAATVRRLRALGLPAERVRHDLAASSPAALGG from the coding sequence GTGACGACCGACCCCACCGACCAGTTCGACGAGTACCGCGTGCTGCTCTCGCGCCAAGAGGCGAAGCGGCTGCGGCAGAGCCTGTTGAGCCCTCCCGCCCCCGTGGCGGCGGATCCTGTCGATGCCCCACTTGGTGCCGACCACCTCCACGACGGGGCGGACGACCGCGGACTGATCACCGAGACGCTGCCCCTCGTCACCCCTTTCGACCTGCTCATCTCGGATCTGTACGCGGTCATGTTCGACCAGCATCCGTATCTGCGGGGCCTCTTCCCCGAGTCAATGGCCTTCCAGCAGGCCCATCTGGAACGGGCCTTCCACTTTCTGATCGACCGTCTGGACCGCCCGGAGGAGGTGACCGCCTTCTGCGCCCGGCTCGGCCGCGACCACCGCAAGCTGGGGGTACGCCCGGTGCACTACGAGGTGTTCGAGACGGCTCTGGTGGAGGCGTTGCGCCGCCGGGCCGGCGCCTTGTGGCGCCAGGACGCGGAAGAGGCCTGGAAGCGCATGCTGCGGCGGGCGGTGGCGGCCATGGTGCGGGGCGCGGAGGCGGCTCTGGCGGAACGGCCCTTCTGGAACGCGACGGTGACGGAGCATCAGCTGCACCGGCCGGACCTGGCCGTGCTCCGGGTCTCCCCCGCCGAGCCGTTTCCGTACCGCGCCGGTCAGTACGCCCTCCTTCAGTCGCCCCTGCTGACGCGCGCCTGGCGGCCGTTCCACGTGGCGTGCGCTCCCCGGCGGGACGGTGACCTCACGTTCCACATCCGCCGCACAGGACCGGGCGGGGTGAGTGACGCGCTGGTCCACCGCACCCGTGTCGGGGACCCGCTCCTCATCGGCCCGGCCCAGGGCACGATGACGCTCGGCGACGACGACCTCAAGCACGACGTCGTGATCGCGGCGAGCGGCACCGGCTGGGCCGGTGCCAAGGCGCTCGTTCAGGACCTGGCCCGGCGCCGTCTGCCGGGCCGGGGCGCGCAGTTGTTCCTCGGCGTGCGCACCCGTGACGATCTGTACGACCTGGCCGCCGTGGCCGATCTGGAGCGCCGCCACCCGTGGCTGCGTACCGTCACCGTGACCGGTGGGGCCGCCGAGGGCGACGCGTTCGCCGAGGCCATGGCCCGGCGCGCGGCCTTGTCGCGCGGGCTCGTCTTCGTGAGCGGCCCGCCCGCACTCGCCGCCACGGTGCGGCGGCTGCGCGCTCTGGGCCTGCCCGCGGAGCGCGTGCGCCACGACCTCGCCGCCTCCTCGCCCGCCGCGCTCGGGGGCTGA
- a CDS encoding MbtH family protein: MDETTRYQVLRNDEDQYSLWPIDVDVPAGWHRTDKEGTQAECSAYVDEVWTDMRPRSLRERMEQGAPR, from the coding sequence ATGGATGAGACCACCCGCTACCAGGTGCTGCGCAACGACGAGGACCAGTACTCGCTGTGGCCGATAGACGTCGATGTCCCGGCGGGCTGGCACCGCACGGACAAGGAGGGCACCCAGGCCGAGTGCTCCGCCTACGTCGACGAGGTATGGACCGACATGCGCCCCCGCAGCCTGCGCGAACGAATGGAACAAGGAGCTCCCCGATGA
- a CDS encoding GNAT family N-acetyltransferase, with the protein MLRGDKVGLRARHEDDIPILQAELNDDVVNYSRSDTRPWRPVTPGSKDSQFVVDDKEQRHVSFSVVELGGGTLVGDAVLWNIDNHNRSAHIGLGLLPSARGKGYGTDVVAVLSHYGFVVRGLHRLQIETLADNPAMLRSAERNGFVREGVLRSSAWVMGEFVDEVLLGLLARDWKP; encoded by the coding sequence ATGCTGAGGGGCGACAAGGTCGGGCTCAGGGCCCGGCACGAGGACGACATCCCGATCCTCCAGGCCGAGCTCAACGACGACGTGGTCAACTACTCGCGGTCCGACACCCGCCCGTGGCGACCGGTCACGCCCGGCTCGAAGGACTCGCAGTTCGTGGTGGACGACAAGGAGCAGCGGCACGTCTCGTTCTCCGTGGTGGAACTGGGCGGCGGCACACTGGTCGGCGACGCGGTGCTGTGGAACATCGACAACCACAACCGGTCCGCGCACATCGGCCTCGGCCTGCTGCCGTCCGCCCGCGGCAAGGGCTACGGCACCGACGTGGTCGCCGTCCTCAGCCACTACGGCTTCGTCGTGCGCGGCCTGCACCGGCTGCAGATCGAGACGCTGGCGGACAACCCCGCGATGCTGCGCTCCGCCGAACGCAACGGCTTCGTCCGCGAGGGCGTGCTCCGCTCCTCGGCCTGGGTGATGGGCGAATTCGTCGACGAGGTGCTGCTCGGGCTCCTCGCCCGGGACTGGAAGCCGTAG
- a CDS encoding response regulator gives MEARTHTEPVPAPVSPLRVFILDDHEVVRRGIRDLLDAEPDIVVAGEASDAREALLRVPAVRPDVAVLDVRLGEGGSGDHAGVEVCRELRARMPDLACLMLTSFDDDEALFDAIMAGAAGYVLKRIDGSDLVHAVRTVAGGASMLDPRATARVMARLRDPRPEPEPALCPGLERLSPRETEILALIGEGLTNRQIADRLFLAEKTIKNRVSAILTKLGVGRRVQAAVIAERLRERQDARR, from the coding sequence GTGGAAGCACGTACACACACCGAACCCGTTCCCGCGCCCGTCTCACCGCTGCGGGTGTTCATCCTCGACGACCACGAGGTGGTCCGGCGCGGCATACGCGACCTGCTGGACGCCGAGCCGGACATCGTGGTGGCAGGGGAGGCCTCGGACGCCCGCGAGGCGCTCCTGCGTGTGCCCGCGGTCCGGCCCGACGTCGCGGTGCTCGACGTGCGCCTCGGCGAGGGCGGCAGCGGTGACCACGCGGGCGTGGAGGTGTGCCGGGAGTTGCGGGCGCGCATGCCGGACCTCGCCTGTCTGATGCTGACGTCGTTCGACGACGACGAGGCGCTGTTCGACGCGATCATGGCCGGAGCGGCCGGATACGTGCTCAAGCGGATCGACGGCTCGGACCTGGTGCACGCCGTGCGCACGGTGGCGGGCGGGGCGTCGATGCTGGACCCGCGCGCGACCGCCCGGGTGATGGCGCGCCTGCGCGACCCGCGTCCGGAACCCGAACCCGCCCTCTGTCCCGGGCTTGAGCGGCTGTCCCCGCGCGAGACGGAGATCCTTGCGCTGATCGGTGAGGGGCTGACCAACCGGCAGATCGCCGACCGGCTTTTCCTCGCGGAGAAGACCATCAAGAACCGGGTCTCCGCCATCCTGACCAAGCTCGGCGTCGGCCGCCGCGTCCAGGCCGCGGTGATCGCCGAGCGGCTGCGGGAGCGGCAGGACGCCCGGCGGTAG
- a CDS encoding ATP-binding protein, whose amino-acid sequence MITAQYERRSRTGTAAIPATPPAPPGPAAAHRESLATLAATAEAAPALRRSATASARAWHLDAATCEALALVVTELVTNVILHSGSPRVTLRLRLLPGVLRAEVHDTGCWHRRVTRRRAAATDGATADPLRAESGRGLALVEAYADHTTIRPSRTGTTVLAEFALR is encoded by the coding sequence ATGATCACCGCCCAGTACGAGCGCCGGTCCCGGACGGGCACCGCTGCGATCCCGGCCACGCCTCCGGCGCCTCCTGGTCCGGCCGCCGCGCACCGTGAGTCGCTGGCCACCCTTGCGGCCACCGCCGAAGCGGCCCCGGCCCTGCGCCGCTCGGCGACGGCGTCCGCGCGCGCCTGGCACCTGGATGCCGCCACCTGCGAGGCGCTGGCGCTCGTCGTCACTGAGCTGGTCACAAACGTCATACTGCACAGCGGCAGCCCCCGTGTCACTCTGCGGCTGCGGCTGCTGCCCGGCGTCCTGCGCGCCGAGGTCCACGACACCGGCTGCTGGCACCGCCGGGTGACGCGCCGCCGCGCCGCCGCCACGGACGGTGCCACCGCCGACCCGCTGCGCGCCGAGTCCGGCCGCGGCCTCGCCCTCGTGGAGGCGTACGCGGACCACACCACGATCCGCCCTTCGCGCACGGGCACGACCGTCCTGGCCGAGTTCGCCCTGCGCTGA
- a CDS encoding XRE family transcriptional regulator, with protein MRDDDVDEVVAAMGARIAAARERRGDTLTDVSRATGIPLSTLSRVENGRRKPNLELLLRLAKAYDTPLNELAGTAPAAAREACGPPRRRPSSDKAVLPLTRFVGGLHAHKHVLPATGDQPSRPRQSSHEGHEWLCVLSGRLWLALGEHDLVLTAGEVAEFDTRTPHGVANAGSGGPVEYLVMFGPQGERLRPRVTADSGPLRGA; from the coding sequence ATGAGGGACGACGACGTCGACGAGGTCGTGGCCGCCATGGGGGCGCGGATCGCGGCCGCGCGCGAGCGGCGCGGAGACACGCTCACCGACGTGAGCCGCGCGACCGGCATCCCCCTCAGCACGCTGTCGCGCGTCGAGAACGGCCGCCGCAAGCCGAACCTGGAACTGCTGCTGCGCCTGGCGAAGGCGTACGACACCCCCTTGAACGAATTGGCAGGCACGGCGCCCGCCGCGGCGCGGGAGGCGTGCGGGCCCCCGCGGCGGCGGCCGTCGAGCGACAAGGCCGTCCTGCCGTTGACCCGGTTCGTCGGGGGCCTGCACGCCCACAAGCACGTCCTGCCCGCGACCGGCGACCAGCCGTCACGGCCGCGTCAGTCGTCCCACGAAGGCCATGAGTGGCTGTGCGTGCTGTCCGGGCGGCTGTGGCTGGCGCTAGGTGAGCACGACCTCGTGCTCACCGCGGGAGAAGTCGCCGAGTTCGACACCCGCACCCCGCACGGAGTCGCCAACGCCGGGTCGGGCGGACCGGTCGAGTACCTCGTCATGTTCGGGCCGCAGGGCGAGCGCCTGCGGCCGCGCGTCACAGCCGATTCAGGGCCGCTCAGGGGCGCCTGA
- a CDS encoding GNAT family N-acetyltransferase — MTTTPPTTPPPLRTERLDFTPYRPEDEDHFVALLRNEVVCRWMGQDQVPEPDLRTLYKAIFTDVYPQRLFDAWGIWHEGAYIGHAECKKTGNVDGHELIAALLPEYWGKGFGTEVVHGLMRHAADNLGLKEVYGMVGAENEASLALCRRLNARHVRDVVGEDGTVTKMILIPLTDTA; from the coding sequence ATGACGACGACCCCGCCGACGACGCCACCACCGCTGCGGACCGAGCGCTTGGACTTCACGCCCTACCGTCCCGAGGACGAGGACCACTTCGTCGCCCTGCTGCGCAACGAGGTGGTCTGCCGCTGGATGGGTCAGGACCAGGTCCCCGAACCCGATCTGCGCACGTTGTACAAGGCCATTTTCACCGATGTGTATCCCCAGCGCCTCTTCGACGCCTGGGGCATTTGGCACGAGGGCGCCTACATCGGCCATGCGGAGTGCAAGAAGACCGGCAATGTCGACGGCCACGAACTGATCGCCGCGCTGCTCCCGGAGTACTGGGGCAAGGGATTCGGCACCGAGGTGGTGCACGGCCTGATGCGCCACGCCGCCGACAACCTCGGGCTCAAGGAGGTGTACGGCATGGTGGGCGCGGAGAACGAGGCCAGCCTCGCGCTCTGCCGACGCCTCAACGCCCGGCACGTCCGCGACGTCGTCGGCGAGGACGGCACGGTGACCAAGATGATCCTGATCCCCCTCACCGACACGGCGTGA
- a CDS encoding class I SAM-dependent DNA methyltransferase yields the protein MTEPQTLQTTRESYDAIASTYAELFRDSLRERPLERALLGAFAELVRANGGGEVADLGCGPGYVTAHLHGLGLNAFGVDASPAMVELAREAHPGLRFEVGSMAALDIEDGSLGGVLSRWSVIHTPPRDVPPVLAEIARVLAPGGQLLIDFPATDGPDHETQAYDHAVATAYRWSPDVLAALLRDHGLAEAARTVIEPAPTDQRQFQEVQLLARKA from the coding sequence GTGACCGAGCCTCAGACGTTGCAGACCACCCGTGAGTCCTATGACGCCATCGCATCGACCTACGCGGAGCTGTTCCGCGACTCCCTGCGCGAGCGCCCTCTGGAGCGTGCCCTCCTGGGCGCGTTCGCGGAGCTGGTGCGAGCGAACGGGGGCGGTGAGGTCGCCGACCTCGGCTGTGGGCCGGGGTACGTGACCGCTCATCTGCACGGGTTGGGCCTGAACGCCTTCGGTGTCGACGCTTCCCCGGCGATGGTGGAGCTCGCTCGCGAGGCGCACCCCGGGCTTCGGTTCGAGGTCGGCTCGATGGCCGCCCTCGACATCGAGGACGGCTCGCTGGGCGGAGTCCTTTCGCGGTGGTCGGTCATCCACACCCCGCCGCGGGACGTGCCGCCCGTCCTGGCCGAGATCGCCCGGGTGTTGGCTCCCGGCGGGCAGCTGTTGATCGACTTCCCCGCCACCGACGGCCCCGACCACGAGACGCAGGCGTACGACCACGCGGTGGCGACGGCCTATCGCTGGTCCCCCGACGTCCTCGCCGCGCTCCTGCGCGACCACGGGCTGGCCGAGGCCGCCCGTACGGTGATCGAACCGGCCCCCACCGACCAGCGGCAGTTCCAAGAGGTCCAGTTGCTCGCCCGCAAGGCGTAG
- a CDS encoding methyltransferase: MSDTGTAGERAARGGDGGGAALVEAALGFVFPAALRAAALARVADHLPEGPRAPAELAAATGTDPAALTRVLRLLATRGLFGEDEQGRFRLEAAGQALRSDVPGSVRDAILMITDRTFWLPAGRMDHCLNTGESVFEEIFPQPFFDHFAQDAETAAVFHDGMAAMSGVENGPIAHAYDFPKTGTVVDVGGGQGGFLAAVLRAAPGLDGVLYDRTHVLAGHQLGDDEALAGRWSTAEGDFFADVPRGDILVLKRILHDWQDESCVGLLRACRRALAPGGRILVVDAVIAPDNRPHQAKDLDLLMMTSLVGRERTYDDFRTLLTAAGLRLTRVVPTPTVLSIVEAQALDDASGTDGS, translated from the coding sequence ATGAGCGACACGGGCACGGCCGGTGAGCGGGCGGCGCGCGGCGGGGACGGGGGAGGGGCCGCACTCGTCGAGGCGGCGCTCGGCTTCGTGTTCCCGGCCGCGCTCAGGGCGGCCGCTCTCGCGCGCGTGGCGGACCACCTCCCCGAGGGACCGCGCGCACCCGCCGAGCTGGCCGCCGCCACCGGGACGGATCCGGCGGCCCTGACCCGGGTGCTCCGACTGCTCGCCACGCGGGGCCTGTTCGGCGAGGACGAACAGGGGAGGTTCCGCCTGGAGGCGGCCGGGCAGGCGCTGCGGTCCGACGTCCCAGGGTCCGTGCGGGACGCGATCCTCATGATCACCGACCGTACGTTCTGGCTCCCGGCGGGGCGGATGGACCACTGCCTGAACACCGGCGAATCCGTCTTCGAGGAGATCTTCCCCCAGCCGTTCTTCGACCACTTCGCCCAGGACGCCGAGACCGCCGCCGTCTTCCACGACGGCATGGCCGCCATGTCCGGCGTGGAGAACGGACCGATCGCCCACGCCTACGACTTCCCGAAGACCGGCACCGTCGTGGACGTCGGCGGCGGCCAGGGCGGATTCCTCGCCGCCGTCCTGCGGGCCGCCCCGGGGCTCGACGGTGTCCTGTACGACCGGACCCACGTCCTGGCCGGGCACCAACTGGGCGACGACGAGGCGCTCGCCGGCCGGTGGTCCACCGCCGAGGGCGACTTCTTCGCCGACGTGCCACGGGGCGACATCCTCGTCCTCAAACGCATCCTGCACGACTGGCAGGACGAGAGCTGCGTCGGCCTGCTGCGCGCCTGCCGCCGCGCGCTCGCTCCGGGCGGCCGGATCCTCGTGGTGGACGCGGTCATCGCACCGGACAACCGCCCCCACCAGGCCAAGGACCTGGACCTTCTGATGATGACCTCGCTCGTGGGCCGCGAGCGCACGTACGACGACTTCCGTACGCTGCTGACGGCGGCGGGCCTGCGCCTGACCCGCGTCGTGCCCACACCTACCGTCCTGAGCATCGTCGAGGCCCAGGCCTTGGACGACGCGTCAGGGACGGACGGCTCCTGA
- a CDS encoding PadR family transcriptional regulator, which translates to MADQAAAHGTAAWTRAALPLCLLGVLDGEARSYGYALLSRLADAGLTGVKPAALYPALSRLEEEGAVEIEWGAGEGGPGRKYYRITEAGRQRLRRERAAWHAFTATVATLADGAGDEEQP; encoded by the coding sequence GTGGCAGACCAAGCGGCGGCCCATGGGACGGCGGCCTGGACCCGGGCGGCCCTGCCGCTCTGCCTCCTCGGGGTCCTCGACGGCGAGGCGAGGAGCTACGGGTACGCCCTGCTCAGCCGCCTCGCCGACGCGGGACTCACCGGCGTGAAGCCCGCCGCCCTGTACCCCGCCCTGAGCCGCCTCGAAGAGGAGGGCGCCGTCGAGATCGAGTGGGGCGCGGGAGAAGGCGGGCCGGGGCGCAAGTACTACCGGATCACCGAGGCCGGACGGCAGCGGCTGCGGCGGGAGCGAGCCGCGTGGCACGCGTTCACCGCCACGGTCGCCACGCTGGCCGACGGTGCGGGGGACGAGGAGCAGCCGTGA
- a CDS encoding VOC family protein yields the protein MIRRLQAIALDCADPVRLAEFYAELLGGRVVAEPEDPDWVEVHGFEGTPLACQRVDGYRPPEWPGQEHPQQLHLDFDVDDLDMEEERALSLGAAVLERTDELRADANWRVYADPAGHPFCLCQH from the coding sequence GTGATTCGAAGGCTGCAGGCGATCGCGCTGGACTGCGCGGATCCGGTACGGCTCGCGGAGTTCTACGCGGAGTTGCTCGGCGGCAGAGTCGTCGCGGAACCGGAGGATCCCGACTGGGTGGAGGTGCACGGCTTCGAGGGAACGCCCCTGGCCTGTCAGCGGGTGGACGGCTACCGGCCGCCGGAGTGGCCCGGCCAGGAGCACCCGCAACAACTCCATCTGGACTTCGACGTGGACGACCTCGACATGGAGGAGGAGCGCGCCCTCAGCCTCGGCGCCGCCGTCCTGGAGCGCACGGACGAACTGCGCGCGGACGCCAACTGGCGCGTCTACGCGGACCCGGCCGGGCATCCGTTCTGCCTGTGCCAGCACTGA
- a CDS encoding alpha/beta fold hydrolase: protein MHRPTPSEKPRHRVVDAPAGRLHLVEQGAGPLVLLVHGFPESWYSWRRQLPALAAAGYRAVALDVRGYGRSSRPSATREYRMRALVEDNVAVVRALGEETAVVIGHDWGSNIAATSALLHPEVFRAVGLLSVPYVPPGGPRPSEVFAGMGGDEEFYVSYFQEPGRAEAEIEPDVRGWLAGFYAALSADTMPARGEPDPHFVSGGATLRDRFPQDRLPSWLTEADLDVYAGEFERTGMTGALNRYRNMDRDWEDLAGLDGSPLTQPSLFIGGALDASTTWMADAVQAYPATLPGLVSSHLLDGCGHWVQQERPDEVNRLLVSWLAAVSVPGGA from the coding sequence ATGCACCGGCCCACGCCGTCCGAAAAGCCGCGCCATCGCGTCGTCGACGCACCCGCCGGGAGGCTGCACCTGGTCGAGCAGGGGGCCGGGCCGCTGGTCCTGCTCGTCCACGGCTTCCCCGAGTCCTGGTACTCCTGGCGCCGTCAGCTCCCGGCACTCGCGGCGGCGGGGTACCGGGCGGTCGCACTGGACGTGCGCGGCTACGGCCGCTCCTCCAGGCCGTCGGCGACGCGGGAGTACCGGATGCGCGCCCTGGTGGAGGACAACGTCGCCGTGGTCCGCGCCCTGGGCGAGGAGACGGCGGTGGTCATCGGGCACGACTGGGGCTCGAACATCGCGGCGACGTCCGCGCTGCTCCACCCCGAGGTCTTTCGCGCGGTGGGTCTGCTGAGCGTTCCCTACGTCCCGCCCGGCGGCCCCCGCCCCAGCGAGGTCTTCGCGGGGATGGGCGGGGACGAGGAGTTCTACGTCTCGTACTTCCAGGAGCCCGGCCGGGCCGAGGCCGAGATCGAGCCCGATGTCCGGGGCTGGCTCGCGGGCTTCTACGCGGCGCTGTCCGCCGACACCATGCCCGCGCGCGGGGAGCCCGACCCGCACTTCGTCAGCGGCGGCGCGACACTGCGCGACCGCTTCCCCCAGGACCGGCTGCCCTCCTGGCTCACCGAGGCCGATCTCGACGTCTACGCCGGGGAGTTCGAGCGCACCGGGATGACCGGCGCCCTCAACCGCTACCGGAACATGGACCGTGACTGGGAGGACCTCGCCGGACTCGACGGCTCGCCCCTCACCCAGCCGTCCCTGTTCATCGGCGGCGCCCTGGACGCCTCCACGACCTGGATGGCCGACGCCGTCCAGGCCTACCCGGCCACGCTTCCCGGCCTCGTCTCGTCCCACCTCCTGGACGGCTGCGGCCACTGGGTGCAACAGGAGCGTCCGGACGAGGTCAACCGTCTCCTGGTCTCTTGGCTCGCGGCGGTGTCCGTGCCGGGGGGTGCGTGA
- a CDS encoding GAF domain-containing protein yields MPDSPALAAAPARPRLDVPDRIHNLLDAVMNLGHGLELPQVLRDIVEAAVTLTDAEYGALGVIGDGRRLSQFLPVGMADELAARIGQAPCGRGILGELISNPAPLRLTDLGSHPASFGFPEHHPPMRTFLGVPIRVRDEVFGNLYLTEKRGGAGFDADDEAVLTTLANAAGVAIDNARLYHESRRRERWLEALSEITRSLFAGTAAREVLRLIARRASEVADADLAAVLLPAPAGGDLLTVEVAHGPGAADMEGVTLPARESLAGLAARNGEAVATADAESDPRAHPFGAAAAYGPTIVVPLSQGTSAPGALRLSRRSGRPAFDDTEVPLVSRFADQAAIALELARHRTESEELAILKDRDRIARDLHDLAIQRIFATGMTLQSATRMIEHPDAAERVARAVRDLDTTVQIIRSTIFELRSAGDDRGGPGLRRRLPDTARLAAQSLGFSPSLRIDGPVDSTVPADVAEHVLAVAAEALSNVARHAGARRADVVLAVPAAGDGVVLTITDDGVGIPPKADRPRRSGGLANLRSRAEQCAGTLTVECPAEGGTRIEWRVPLPCD; encoded by the coding sequence ATGCCCGACTCACCAGCCCTCGCGGCAGCCCCCGCGCGGCCGCGGCTCGACGTGCCGGACCGCATCCACAACCTGCTCGACGCCGTCATGAACCTGGGGCACGGCCTCGAACTCCCCCAGGTCCTGCGGGACATCGTGGAAGCCGCCGTCACGCTCACCGACGCCGAGTACGGGGCGCTCGGCGTGATCGGTGACGGCCGTCGCCTCTCGCAGTTCCTGCCGGTGGGCATGGCCGACGAACTGGCCGCCCGGATCGGCCAGGCGCCCTGCGGACGCGGCATCCTGGGGGAACTCATCAGCAACCCGGCCCCGTTGCGCCTGACGGACCTCGGATCCCACCCGGCCAGCTTCGGCTTCCCCGAGCACCATCCGCCGATGCGGACCTTCCTCGGGGTGCCCATCCGGGTGCGGGACGAGGTGTTCGGCAACCTCTACCTGACCGAGAAGCGCGGCGGCGCGGGATTCGACGCCGACGACGAGGCCGTCCTGACGACCCTGGCCAACGCCGCCGGAGTGGCGATCGACAACGCCCGCCTCTACCACGAGAGCCGCCGGCGCGAACGCTGGCTCGAAGCGCTGAGCGAGATCACCCGCAGCCTGTTCGCGGGGACCGCGGCACGCGAGGTCCTGCGCCTCATCGCGCGCCGGGCGAGCGAGGTGGCCGACGCCGACCTCGCCGCCGTGCTGCTCCCGGCCCCGGCGGGCGGCGACCTGCTCACCGTGGAGGTGGCGCACGGCCCCGGCGCCGCGGACATGGAGGGCGTGACCCTGCCCGCGCGGGAGTCCCTCGCCGGGCTCGCCGCCCGCAACGGCGAGGCCGTGGCCACCGCGGACGCCGAAAGCGACCCGCGCGCCCACCCGTTCGGCGCGGCGGCCGCCTACGGCCCGACCATCGTGGTCCCGCTGTCCCAGGGCACATCGGCCCCCGGCGCCCTGCGCCTGAGCAGGCGATCCGGCCGCCCGGCCTTCGACGACACCGAGGTGCCGCTCGTCTCCCGCTTCGCCGATCAGGCCGCGATCGCCCTCGAACTCGCCCGGCACCGCACCGAGTCGGAGGAGCTGGCCATCCTCAAGGACCGCGACCGCATCGCCCGCGACCTGCACGACCTGGCGATCCAGCGGATCTTCGCCACCGGCATGACCCTGCAGAGCGCGACCCGCATGATCGAGCACCCCGACGCCGCCGAACGCGTGGCACGGGCGGTGCGGGACCTGGACACCACCGTCCAGATCATCCGGTCGACCATCTTCGAACTGCGGTCCGCGGGCGACGACCGCGGCGGTCCGGGCCTGCGCCGCCGCCTGCCGGACACCGCCCGGCTCGCCGCCCAGTCCCTGGGCTTCAGCCCCTCCCTGCGCATCGACGGACCGGTGGACTCCACCGTGCCCGCCGATGTGGCCGAACACGTCCTCGCCGTCGCCGCCGAGGCCCTCAGCAACGTCGCCCGGCACGCCGGGGCCCGCCGCGCGGACGTGGTCCTCGCCGTTCCCGCAGCCGGGGACGGCGTCGTCCTCACCATCACGGACGACGGCGTGGGCATCCCCCCGAAGGCCGACCGGCCGCGCCGCAGCGGCGGTCTTGCCAACCTCCGCTCCCGGGCCGAGCAGTGCGCCGGAACCCTCACCGTCGAGTGCCCGGCCGAGGGCGGCACCCGCATCGAGTGGCGGGTGCCGCTGCCCTGCGACTGA